The Vibrio splendidus genome has a window encoding:
- a CDS encoding outer membrane lipoprotein-sorting protein, producing the protein MYKFTRLLTVLGSVLVLVLVSTPSWSVDSQQVTEMIAKADSYRLNSAQASKVVSLVALYQDEQLDKTREYNVYTRPNRESLVVFKSAVEAGQKMLMIEDNYWLLMPKSRRPIRITPMQKLLGEASVGDISTLTWSEDYQGEWVAEQQVEMPTGETLDTHHLKLAAKTKGASYQSIDLWLTADRAFPVKADLYLRSGKLAKQAWFTEGVRDGLPTVVSMTLLDKIQPSKKTVIEYREVIEQSLEDKYYNPAYLSRNSVSGL; encoded by the coding sequence ATGTATAAATTTACTCGTTTACTCACTGTTTTAGGTTCTGTATTGGTTCTGGTTTTAGTATCGACACCAAGCTGGTCGGTTGATTCACAACAAGTCACTGAGATGATTGCCAAGGCAGACAGCTATCGTTTGAACAGCGCACAAGCCTCTAAGGTAGTGTCTTTGGTGGCGCTGTATCAAGACGAGCAACTGGACAAAACCCGTGAATACAACGTCTACACAAGGCCAAACCGAGAGTCATTAGTGGTCTTTAAATCAGCCGTTGAGGCTGGTCAAAAGATGCTGATGATAGAAGATAATTATTGGCTACTGATGCCGAAATCTCGTCGCCCAATTCGTATCACACCGATGCAAAAGCTATTGGGTGAAGCTTCTGTGGGGGATATCTCGACGCTCACTTGGAGCGAAGATTACCAAGGTGAGTGGGTTGCCGAGCAACAAGTTGAGATGCCGACGGGCGAGACACTCGATACCCATCACTTAAAGCTCGCGGCGAAAACCAAGGGTGCGAGTTATCAGTCGATTGATCTGTGGTTAACAGCAGACCGAGCGTTTCCAGTTAAAGCGGATCTGTATCTGCGTTCAGGAAAACTGGCGAAACAAGCATGGTTTACCGAAGGCGTGCGAGATGGATTACCAACCGTTGTGTCGATGACCCTGCTCGATAAGATTCAACCAAGCAAGAAAACCGTGATTGAGTACCGCGAAGTGATTGAACAAAGCTTGGAAGACAAATACTACAACCCTGCCTACCTATCGCGTAACAGCGTGTCTGGACTTTAG
- a CDS encoding sensor histidine kinase, translated as MDTFSNSQFPWIKSFTLTTLFCFVIAITTQTIWGGDLVVNLAISFGFGYSAVGSSFILVKLFKRTSRTLEVGISMVIAMTFGTLNAHYWLNGYFGANISDLKSVVLLGVIFCSVCYYYFYSREKQLRADNELEVAKRRQADQEKVVVLSQLKQLQSQIEPHFLFNTLATINVLIESDSAKAKLMLEKLTDLLRVTLKNSRTEQSTIAQEVDLLDAYLNIQKIRLGERLAFSIETHEISDLQVIPPFLIQPLVENALTHGIEPKAAGGQVNIRITQQAQQLKIEVADNGAGLKMPSANTGHGVGLSNIRQRIETLYGDKASLTITEQAKGGVVSTILLPLTDAAA; from the coding sequence ATGGACACTTTTTCAAACAGTCAGTTTCCATGGATTAAAAGCTTCACGCTGACCACTCTGTTTTGTTTCGTCATCGCCATCACCACTCAAACGATTTGGGGCGGAGACCTTGTGGTCAATCTCGCGATAAGCTTTGGTTTTGGTTACAGCGCGGTGGGTTCTTCTTTCATCTTAGTGAAGTTGTTTAAGAGGACATCCCGAACGCTTGAAGTGGGTATCTCAATGGTGATCGCGATGACCTTTGGTACCTTGAACGCGCACTATTGGTTGAACGGGTATTTTGGGGCCAATATCTCGGACCTTAAATCTGTCGTGTTGCTCGGTGTGATCTTCTGTTCGGTTTGCTATTACTATTTCTACTCAAGAGAGAAGCAGCTCCGTGCCGATAATGAATTGGAAGTGGCCAAGCGTCGTCAGGCCGACCAAGAAAAGGTGGTGGTGCTCAGTCAGCTTAAACAACTGCAAAGCCAAATTGAACCGCACTTCTTGTTCAACACGCTTGCGACCATCAATGTATTGATTGAGAGTGACAGCGCGAAAGCCAAGTTGATGCTCGAAAAACTCACCGACTTGCTGCGTGTGACTTTGAAAAACAGCCGCACCGAGCAATCGACCATCGCACAAGAGGTCGACTTGTTAGACGCTTATCTTAATATCCAAAAGATACGTTTGGGTGAGCGCTTAGCGTTTTCGATTGAAACACACGAAATTAGCGATTTGCAGGTGATTCCACCGTTCTTGATTCAACCCTTGGTCGAGAATGCACTTACACACGGCATCGAGCCCAAAGCGGCGGGTGGCCAAGTGAATATTCGTATTACTCAACAAGCCCAGCAGCTAAAAATTGAAGTGGCTGATAATGGCGCAGGGCTGAAAATGCCTTCTGCGAATACGGGTCACGGTGTTGGGTTAAGCAATATTCGTCAAAGAATTGAAACCCTTTATGGTGATAAGGCGAGCCTAACGATTACTGAACAAGCTAAAGGCGGGGTAGTCTCGACGATTTTGTTACCGCTGACTGACGCAGCCGCTTAG
- a CDS encoding LytR/AlgR family response regulator transcription factor codes for MNNPAVQPSVTAIIADDEALLRHHLDKSLAEVWPELEIVSKAQNGLEAMQSIQQLKPDVAFLDIRMPELDGISLAKQLNKLDSPPLIVFITAYDEYAVKAFEHNAMDYLLKPINEERLLATCQKVQARLSSSQTQTGNPLEQPDITALMAQLQQLSQSTSQQTQPPYLSQPLYQQQKKHLTWLKASVGEDIHLIAVDDVAYFKAEDKYVSIFKKGQGSLLEEFILRVSLKELIAQLNPDEFWQIHRSVVVKVSAIDKVKKGLSGQMSAYVSGEKLPISRASQALFKGM; via the coding sequence ATGAACAACCCAGCAGTACAGCCGAGCGTAACGGCGATTATCGCAGACGATGAAGCACTGTTAAGGCACCACTTAGACAAGAGCCTTGCTGAGGTTTGGCCGGAACTCGAGATCGTTAGCAAGGCACAAAACGGTTTGGAGGCAATGCAGAGTATTCAGCAGCTTAAGCCCGACGTGGCTTTTCTCGATATCCGTATGCCAGAGCTGGATGGTATCTCACTAGCGAAACAACTCAACAAGCTAGATTCACCGCCATTGATTGTGTTCATTACGGCTTATGACGAATACGCAGTCAAAGCTTTTGAACATAATGCGATGGATTACCTACTTAAGCCAATCAACGAAGAGCGCTTACTGGCCACATGTCAGAAGGTGCAAGCGCGTTTGTCGAGCAGCCAAACGCAAACAGGTAATCCCCTTGAACAACCTGATATCACGGCGTTAATGGCTCAGCTTCAACAGCTATCACAATCGACGTCACAGCAAACGCAGCCTCCTTATCTATCGCAGCCCCTTTATCAACAGCAGAAGAAACATCTCACGTGGCTCAAAGCCAGTGTCGGAGAAGACATTCACTTAATCGCAGTCGATGATGTGGCTTACTTCAAAGCGGAAGACAAGTACGTGTCTATATTCAAAAAAGGCCAAGGCAGTTTGCTAGAGGAATTTATTCTTCGCGTGTCTCTAAAAGAGCTGATTGCGCAGCTTAACCCAGATGAGTTTTGGCAGATCCATCGCTCGGTGGTGGTTAAAGTGTCGGCCATTGATAAGGTGAAGAAAGGGCTCTCAGGTCAGATGTCGGCGTATGTTTCTGGAGAAAAATTACCGATCAGCCGTGCTTCGCAAGCGCTCTTTAAGGGGATGTAG